The genomic DNA AACACCAACTACGGTCCGAACTCCGTCAACGCCAAGGAGGGCGAAGACCCCCACGGCGTACTCGTCAGTTTTATCTCGGATGTCCACGCTGAACGCATGTGGGCACTATCCGAGGAAGAGCGTAAGCAGGAGATCTTGGCCGAACTTGCAGCGTATCTCGGCGAAGAGGCCATGCATCCGATTGCGTTTTACCTATCTGACATGGCAGCAGAAGAATGGACCCGCGGCGCATACGCCACCAGTTATGATCTGGGCGGTCTGAGTCGCTGGGGGCATCTGCAGAATGAACCAACCGGCCCGATCTATTATGCCTGCTCGGACATCGCAGCAGAGGGATACCAACACGTCGACGGTGCCATCCGCCAGGGCGAGATCGCTGCCAACTCGATTTTAGAACAACTAGGCTGACCAATGGACGCATTGCTGTCCACCAATACAACATAGGAGGAACCTTGACTACTTCCGCCGCATTCAAGACCATCAATCCCGCTACCGGAGAAGTTCTCAAAGAATACCCGGGCATTTCGGATCAAGATGTTGATACCATCGCCGAAAAATCTCGCCAGGCCTTTGATTCCTGGCGCAAGCTAAGCATTGCAGAACGTGCCGCAAAGGTTTCCACATTAGCCGACCTGTTCGAGCAGAACGTTGAAGAGCTCGCCGCTATTATGACCAAAGAAATGGGCAAGCCGCTCGCAGAAGCTCGAGAGGAAACTGAATTCTCAGCAGAAATCTTCCGCTATTACGCGACCAATGGTGAGAAACTCGCCGCTGATCAAAAAGTGAATGAAGATGATGACACCATCTCCTACATTCAGCGTCGTCCAGTCGGGCCGCTGCTAGGAATCATGCCTTGGAACTTTCCCTACTACCAAATCGCGCGCTTTGCCGCGCCGAACCTGGTGTTAGGCAACACGATCATCCTCAAACACGCCGAATCTTGTCCAGAATCGGCATTAGCCGTCCAACGCATGATGGACGAAGCTGGCATCCCAGAAGGCGTCTACCAAAATATCTTTGCAACCCACGAGCAGATCTCGGCGTTCATTGCCCACCCAATTATTCAGGGTGTATCCCTGACCGGTTCCGAACGCGCCGGTGCAGCGATTGCCGAGCAAGCTGGCAAGCATTTGAAGAAAGCTGTGCTTGAACTGGGAGGCTCTGATCCATATGTCATCCTGTCGACCGATGACGTGAAAGCTGCCGCGCAGCAGGCATTTGAGGTCCGGATGGAAAACACCGGCCAGGCATGCAACTCGAATAAACGGATGATCGTTATGAACGATATCTACGATGATTTCGTCAAAGAAATGACGGCTTTGGCGTCTGAACTCAAGCCTGCGGATCCAACCGAAGAAGCAGAAAATGGTTATTCACCGTTGTCTTCCGAAAAAGCCGCAGAGACGCTGATGAAGCAGCTGGAGCAGGCAAAGCAGGCTGGTGCAAAAATCCACACCGGTGGTGAACGCGAAGACCGTCCGGGATTCTTCGTACAACCCACGGTGATCACCGATATCCCACAGGGTTCCGATGTCTACTACGAGGAGTTTTTCGGACCGGTCATCAACATCTTCAAAGCTGAATCTGATGAAGATGCCCTACAGCTTGCCAATGACACCCAATACGGGCTGGGCTCGGCCGTATTCGCTACCGATCAAGAACGCGCCCAGGCTTTCGCTGAACAGCTCGAAGCCGGGATGGTCGGCACCAACACCTCGCCGGAAGAATCCGCAGAGGTACCTTTCGGTGGCGTGAAACGGTCCGGCTACGGTCGCGAACTTGGACCTGTTGGAATGGATGAGTTCGTCAATAAACGCCTTATGACCGTCAAAAAATAGATTGTCCCAGAGCTGGTGGCGGTTGCTCGCATGTCAGAAGGCTTAGATGGCGAAGCCTACATTCTTCTGACTCGTCCTTCGACGATCCAGGCGGGATTCGCAACCGGTTGGGATGGTCAACACAAACAAAAAGCCGCTGTCTGCCTCAGCCAGTAATTGGTCGGGCAGACAGCGGCCGTTCGTTGAACTAGTTGTAAGTGTGGTCCCTACCTAGAGGGTGAGCCCGCTACAGACGGAGCTGCATCATCATTTCCCTCGGGCTGTACGGAAGAACTCCCGGTTCCATCATGGTCAGCCTCGACAGCAGACTCTTCGTCTGAGTGGTAGAGAGCATCTTCGTTCTCTGGTGTGATGCCTCGCTTACGCTGCCAGCCGGCGAACCACGCGACCACGAAAGGCAGGACAAACGACGTGGTCACAACTGCTGCAGCGATCTGGGCAGCTGCGGCGTCCGCTATTTCAAGGAAGCTCGGGTCAATGGCGGCAACTGCCGCTGGCGTAGCAATCGCATTGCCTGCCACGCTAGCTTCCGAAACGCCTGCCACAAGGTTGCGGGTAGGACGTGGATGTTTACGCGCAACGTGCCACAAGTAGAGTGCACCAACTGCTGCCCCACCGGATAGAACTGCAGTTGCGATACCCAGCAGAACACCGATAGCCGCATCGCCGAGCAGTACCTCGAAGTCGATACCTGTTCCGATAGCAAAGGCTGCGAACGGAATGATCAGCCGCTCTCCAGGGGCAAGGAATTCACGGGCCTTCTCGCTGGTGTTACCCAAAACGAATCCAAGGATCATCGGGAAGATGGCCGCGAATAAGGCAAGGATTGGGAACGAGGCCAACCCTGCGACACCCATGGCGATCATGGTCAAGAAGGGCCCGTCATTGACGGACAGCACGGAGATGGCACCTTTATCGGTGCGGTTACCAAACTGTCCCGTCAGTGCCACATAAAGCGACCCGTTGGAGTTCGACATTGCGGCAATAATAGCCAGCGGCAGCAGACCGAACAGCACGCCATTCGGAGTGAAGAACGCTACCGACAGCCCTGCCGCGACCGCCATGCCGTACTTTGCAAGGAGCAGGACGAGCCCCTTTTCGACCGAAGGCAAGGCTGCTTTCACGTTGATCTGCGAGCCCACGGCTAAGAAGAACAGACCAATGAGGACGGGCAGCCCGTCCCTGAATAGTGCGGTCGTGAAACTCCCGATGTCGAGTATTTCTGGGAAGAAGGAATTGATGAGTGCCCCAAGAAAGAGCGGGACAATCATAATCGCACCTGGGATACGTCCCAGCAGCTTAAATACGTGATCCATTTATTTATCCTTTTATATGATTGAAGCTGCTTACTTACTTAGCCCTGGTCTCCGCCGCCAACTGGGATTACGGACCCAGTCATGTAGGAAGCTTCGTCCGAAGCAGCAAAGAGGAGTGGGGCGACCATCTCTTCCAGAGTTCCGTACCGGCCAAGCGTGGTGGTATCCGTGGTCTGGTCGACGATTTCCTGGTACCACTTCTGATCCTGTTCACTGAGGTCAGAAGGGTTACCCTCTGGGTTTCGAGGCACACGACGAGGAGGCGCTTCTGTACCGCCGACGGCTACAGACAGCACACGAACACCTCGGTCGCCGAGCTCGAACGCCAAGGACTTCGTCATCGCGTTGACGCCACCTTTGGCTGCAGCGTACGGAACCCGGTTGATGCTTCTGGTCGCGATCGAAGAAACGTTCACAATCACACCGGCTTCTTGCTCCAGCATTTGCGGCAGAACGGCACGCGAACACCAGAGCGTGGGAAACAGGGACCGATTAATTTCGTCCTCAATGTGTTGCGGTTCGTAGTGCTCGTATGGACGCGTCCAGATGGTGCCGCCGACGTTGTTGAAGAGGATGTCGATCCGGCCGTATTCAGCGATGGCGGCTTCGGCTACGGCTTGAGCCCCTTCGAAGAGTTCCAGATCCTGCACCACAGCTAGCGCCTGGCCGTCACCGTCGCTGATCTCTTGGGCTAAGTCATTCACCAATGGCGACTTATCAGCGACGACTACCTTCGCGCCCTCCTCGACCAAGGACCGCGCAAGGAGTTCCCCAATGCCTTGGGCAGCTCCAGTTACGATGACGACCTTGTCGGTAAATCTGTCTTTTTGCGCCATTGTTCTTGCCTTTCTCCTCTTCAAAGTTCGCAGCAGGTTGCCTAATGAACCACGGGTAAACTCTCGCTTACGCTGCTGCGACGTTAGCTACAACATTCAAGCGTGAGAGTTAGGGTACACAGTTAGGTGAGATAACTTAAATACACAATCGCTAGTCATTGAGACACTGAAGATATAGGTCGGCTAGACCACGACTACACCGGGACACACCGATCCCACCAGACGGCACAGCGCTGGTATATGTAGAGCCAGATCACATCGCTAAGGACTCCAACCCCAATTTCTGAAAGCGCCATCCATGGTTTCTGACTTCTCCGAACGTTCCTTCGATAGCTACGATGTCCGCGAGCGCTCAAGCTTCGCCCCTTTTGTGCGAGGACGAAGTTCCGGCATTTATATCTTCGAGTTCGAAAATGGTCAGCGCTATGTGGGCCAAACAGTGAATTTCGTGGGACGATTTAATTCCCACATCAGGGACAGCGACCATCACGAAGCGTGGGACGATATCACCAGGTTGATGGTTATGGATGCGAAGCCGGGGGAATTGAACGAGCTAGAGTTCCGGATCATTGCGTGGCAGAAAGAAGAAGGCTTTTCGCTCCGTAACAAGGTCTTTAATTTTGGGTTCGAGGGCCCCAGCCAGCTAGACGGTGATATCCCAATCATTGACCAACTTCATTGGGCAAACGGCGATTCAGACTACGACATCGCAGAGATCCGTGAAGGAGCAGATCGCCCCTTCGAAGGACGCACGAAACTGCACCATAGCGCCGAGGGCCGCCAACCATGGATGAATAAAACGACCGACGATGAATCTTGGCCGACTGTCGCTAACGCCGTGTGCGCTGATCTCGGGGCTGTCATAGCACGGGCCATCCCGGAAGCCGTGGAGTTGGAAAGTATTTACTGGACAGTCTCGGACTATCCCAATACTGTGGGCGGGCGACTTGCGACTCTCAACGTGGGCAGCGTCGAAGTCCTATATCTTCCGAGAGAGCCTATTGAACTCATTCGGGGTGGACGCGATACTGTAAAAATCCACTGCAGCAGACTCAACATGGCAGCGGGAACTGTGACCGAGGCCGGAGAGCTCCAACCACGCTGGCATAATACCCCTCTGTTCGTCTCCAATATGACTCGTCAACCGACGTATGGAATCGGACCGGTCGATAACGTGGTTATTCCGACGGGGCTCGTAGGTCAGGCCCTTAATGATCCAGATATCTTGCAAGGCGTTCGCGAGTTCTGTCTGAATCTCATGCGATCCGGGCAGTCAGGCATATTTCGACGGTGGCACTCACCCGAACTGGCACGTAGAGCCTACGAAGAACACGTACGCGTCCTCGAAGACGACATTTACCAGCTTTAGGCCAGGCGCAGTTCATCAGTGACAAAGGAGTGCGTCCCGGCTTCGTCCTTCCAATAGACCAGGGTCGGCTCGCTACCCGAAGCCTTCGAAGGCGCATCAAGTTCTTTGCGAGTTTTCTCTGCCGATTCAATGAGCGAATGGAATCCCTTCATGATTTCGCGTTCGCTCTCCATCGTCGTTGTGTACGCCGATTTCAGCTGTTCGAGCGTGCCCCGGTTGCCAATGAACTTCGTAAACCGCTCAGCGACGTTCATATCTTCGAGGCTAGACTCCAACTCGTCGATACGTTTCTTTAGCATTTGCGAGCGCTCCAAGAGTTGCGTCCAAAACGCAGTGCTGTCGTCAATTTTTGTCTTCAACATCTCTACGGTGGAGTTCACTGACTTCGGATTCTCCTGCATATCAACGCACACCCGCAAGTATGAGATTCGCAAGTCAAGGAAGGACGACAGCATCGCACTGTGTGCATCATAATTCGCTTGTTGAACTTCAGCTGGCTCTTCTACGTTCATGTCCCGGTGGGCTTCGACGAGGTGGCGGAACCGAACAGCGAGAGCTCGCACATCGCGCTCTGCCAGGCTCAACCGGATGAGCATGTCCTGCGAGAACTGCCCTTCTAATTCGTATTGGCGGTATACCTCGTCAACCACCGACGAAGCCGCAAGAAGTTCTCCCGCATGGGTAGCTTCTGCTCTTGCGATGACAGTATCCAAGGTGTATTTAATGGCGTCGAGCTTCCGGTCGACTTGTTGGAACTGCTGCATCATCATTGCCGTATTCAGAGTCTGCAGGGCCGCAAGGGGCAATACCGTAGGTAGCGAACTTGCAACTGGAATGAACGGAGCATTACGGATGATGCCTTTTGCGCCCATCACAGCAGGCCCGTATCCTCCATTGAATTGCATGAGAGTTGTTGGGTCTGCGGTAGCCATAAATAACGAGGACGAAATTTGAGCGGACAACCCAGTCGCGACTGCTGCCGAACCGGCAAAAGCCGCAGACATCGCGCTCTGCGGAGCCACGGCACGCGCATCGGACGCATAATTTCCTGTCGTCAGGTAAGCCTCATGCAAACTAGAAACCATTAGGTCTCGCAGCTCACCTTGAAACTCAAATACTGCGAGCTCAGAGCCCTTTGCTGCCGAGATTCCGTACTTGAACTTCTTGAGGGACGCGCTCCGTATCCTTTTCTGCCATGTGGCATAGCTTACGCGAGAGGGAAGGTGTCCCTCAGTGTTCGACCGGGTCAAGCGTAATATGTCAGCTAGCTCAGAAGAGCCTTCGGCATGAGCACCTTAGACAAGGTTACTCGTCGATAATCTCGCGACGCTCTTCGACGGGAACTACTCGACGGCGACGCGTCGTGGCATCGACAATGAAATTGACCACAAGCCAGATTGCGCCGGCGATCATCAGGATGAGGCCGATGAGATTGATATCTATCGGTTGGACTTCGACGCGCACCGCAAAATACAGGATGGCGCCAATAACTATCAGCGCGACTGACCCACCGTATCTCATGACCATTCTCCTTACGTCGGTAAAAGTTCAAGCATTTCGATTGGTACCACCCTAATATCGAGAAGTGACCCAGCATAGGTTTCAGGTGATCCTGCGCAGAGAAGCGATCACGTGGGTGAAATTGCAGGTGCCACACGCCCCGGCATGTTCACTCTGCAGAACTATCGGAGATTCCGACACCGAAGGCTCACCTTCCGGAAGTGGAGGGCAGGGCGTCAGTAGGTGTCCGCCCTACCCCGCTAAAATCCCGACGCACTCCCGCATCAGCTCCAACGAACTGCACACGCTATTCGCCCTAGTGCACTACGCCCCATGAGCTAACCCACCGTTAGAATGACCCCTATGTTCGCCACCTTGAACGTTCTCGCACCGATGTTCGTCATTCTCGGTTTCGGTTTTGCCGCCGGGTATGCAAAAAGCTTCCGAGAACGGGCGGGCGGGCTCAATCAGTTTGTCTTCTTCATCTCCCTCCCCTGCTTCGTCTATGTCGCAATTACGACGGCAGAACTCCCGGATTCGTTCCCCTGGCAGGTCTGGGTGCTGGCCTTCGTCTTCCCGGCGGTAGCATTCCTGCTTATCTATGCAGTCACTCATTGGCTGCTTCCAAAACACCGGGAACACGCAGCGCCACTGGCTTTATCCTCGACCTACGGCAACGTGGGCTATTTTGGCATCCCGATGACCATCGCGCTACTGGGGAACGACGCCGCCATCCCCGCCGTACTGGTCCACCTTCTACACAACCTCGTATTCCTCGTGGGATATCCCCTGTTGCGAGGACAACAAGCTCAACAGCCGTCAGAAAGCAGCGGACGCAGGACGTCCTTGTCAGCTCGAACAGTAGTCCGGGAGATTGTCGCTCGGGTCTTCTACAATCCGGTGACCATCTCGACGGTATTGGGCCTGCTCGTGCTGATACTGGAAGTGCCTGTGGCAGCGTTTATCAATGACAGCCTTGAGCTCTTGGGTCAAACGGCAATTCCGTTGGCGCTGTTTTCCGTGGGGATCGCATTGCATCCAGCATTGGAGAGTCTGCGCTCCGGCAGCATCAGTATCGGGCTGGTGGTATCGGGCATCGGGATGAAGAACATTGTCTTTCCGATGGCAACCGTCGCACTCGTGGCGCTCATCGGCCAATCAGCCAGTGCAGACTGGATGATCACCA from Enteractinococcus fodinae includes the following:
- a CDS encoding NAD-dependent succinate-semialdehyde dehydrogenase — its product is MTTSAAFKTINPATGEVLKEYPGISDQDVDTIAEKSRQAFDSWRKLSIAERAAKVSTLADLFEQNVEELAAIMTKEMGKPLAEAREETEFSAEIFRYYATNGEKLAADQKVNEDDDTISYIQRRPVGPLLGIMPWNFPYYQIARFAAPNLVLGNTIILKHAESCPESALAVQRMMDEAGIPEGVYQNIFATHEQISAFIAHPIIQGVSLTGSERAGAAIAEQAGKHLKKAVLELGGSDPYVILSTDDVKAAAQQAFEVRMENTGQACNSNKRMIVMNDIYDDFVKEMTALASELKPADPTEEAENGYSPLSSEKAAETLMKQLEQAKQAGAKIHTGGEREDRPGFFVQPTVITDIPQGSDVYYEEFFGPVINIFKAESDEDALQLANDTQYGLGSAVFATDQERAQAFAEQLEAGMVGTNTSPEESAEVPFGGVKRSGYGRELGPVGMDEFVNKRLMTVKK
- a CDS encoding AEC family transporter yields the protein MFATLNVLAPMFVILGFGFAAGYAKSFRERAGGLNQFVFFISLPCFVYVAITTAELPDSFPWQVWVLAFVFPAVAFLLIYAVTHWLLPKHREHAAPLALSSTYGNVGYFGIPMTIALLGNDAAIPAVLVHLLHNLVFLVGYPLLRGQQAQQPSESSGRRTSLSARTVVREIVARVFYNPVTISTVLGLLVLILEVPVAAFINDSLELLGQTAIPLALFSVGIALHPALESLRSGSISIGLVVSGIGMKNIVFPMATVALVALIGQSASADWMITSILMAAMPMSTSGYILSERYDESGDLAAAILAGTTLLSIITIPALTAMVL
- a CDS encoding GIY-YIG nuclease family protein, producing MVSDFSERSFDSYDVRERSSFAPFVRGRSSGIYIFEFENGQRYVGQTVNFVGRFNSHIRDSDHHEAWDDITRLMVMDAKPGELNELEFRIIAWQKEEGFSLRNKVFNFGFEGPSQLDGDIPIIDQLHWANGDSDYDIAEIREGADRPFEGRTKLHHSAEGRQPWMNKTTDDESWPTVANAVCADLGAVIARAIPEAVELESIYWTVSDYPNTVGGRLATLNVGSVEVLYLPREPIELIRGGRDTVKIHCSRLNMAAGTVTEAGELQPRWHNTPLFVSNMTRQPTYGIGPVDNVVIPTGLVGQALNDPDILQGVREFCLNLMRSGQSGIFRRWHSPELARRAYEEHVRVLEDDIYQL
- a CDS encoding 2-keto-3-deoxygluconate permease, encoding MDHVFKLLGRIPGAIMIVPLFLGALINSFFPEILDIGSFTTALFRDGLPVLIGLFFLAVGSQINVKAALPSVEKGLVLLLAKYGMAVAAGLSVAFFTPNGVLFGLLPLAIIAAMSNSNGSLYVALTGQFGNRTDKGAISVLSVNDGPFLTMIAMGVAGLASFPILALFAAIFPMILGFVLGNTSEKAREFLAPGERLIIPFAAFAIGTGIDFEVLLGDAAIGVLLGIATAVLSGGAAVGALYLWHVARKHPRPTRNLVAGVSEASVAGNAIATPAAVAAIDPSFLEIADAAAAQIAAAVVTTSFVLPFVVAWFAGWQRKRGITPENEDALYHSDEESAVEADHDGTGSSSVQPEGNDDAAPSVAGSPSR
- the benD gene encoding benzoate diol dehydrogenase BenD, which produces MAQKDRFTDKVVIVTGAAQGIGELLARSLVEEGAKVVVADKSPLVNDLAQEISDGDGQALAVVQDLELFEGAQAVAEAAIAEYGRIDILFNNVGGTIWTRPYEHYEPQHIEDEINRSLFPTLWCSRAVLPQMLEQEAGVIVNVSSIATRSINRVPYAAAKGGVNAMTKSLAFELGDRGVRVLSVAVGGTEAPPRRVPRNPEGNPSDLSEQDQKWYQEIVDQTTDTTTLGRYGTLEEMVAPLLFAASDEASYMTGSVIPVGGGDQG
- a CDS encoding DUF6458 family protein, with amino-acid sequence MRYGGSVALIVIGAILYFAVRVEVQPIDINLIGLILMIAGAIWLVVNFIVDATTRRRRVVPVEERREIIDE